From a region of the uncultured Desulfatiglans sp. genome:
- a CDS encoding Phenylphosphate carboxylase beta subunit has protein sequence MKSMRDFVKVAEEHDALKRIKAKVDWNLELSHIAKLNEEKQGPALLFENVKDYTSPVITSVCTTTERLSLIMGMDRSSSLTQIMEEWVKIGDKLIPPKVVDKSAAPCKENIMMGDEVDLYKFPTPHWYPLDGGRFLGTAHFIISKDPETGWVNLGTYRSQLLGKDKMGTQFIKGKHADIMLKKYQAMGKKMPVASIIGCDPLLFILGAARISAFVSEYDVAGAIRNEPVEVVQGETVDLPIPAHAEIVVEGEVDPEAFMQEGPFGEYTGYYSGVGTDPRNFIDVKCVTHRNNPILWGTTVGRAVTDTHMTMAISYGATLWQQLVAMKIPGIRSVYCPPEGSGRFLAIISMKQMYPGHADQVLTAAISTEMGAYGLKTVIVVDEDIEPWDIPRVLYALSFRFQPNRCQVIKRGRSTPLDPSLPIDARDITGRLLLDATIPYDWKEKPIPIKLDPEIVKKVEARWSELGL, from the coding sequence ATGAAAAGCATGAGAGATTTTGTCAAGGTGGCCGAAGAGCATGACGCGCTGAAGCGGATCAAGGCGAAGGTCGATTGGAACCTGGAGCTGTCGCACATCGCCAAGTTGAACGAAGAAAAACAAGGTCCGGCGCTGCTGTTCGAGAACGTGAAGGATTACACCTCACCCGTCATCACGAGCGTCTGCACGACCACAGAGCGGCTCTCCCTCATCATGGGGATGGACCGGTCGTCTTCCCTGACGCAGATCATGGAAGAATGGGTCAAAATCGGCGACAAGCTGATTCCCCCGAAGGTAGTGGACAAGTCCGCCGCGCCCTGCAAAGAGAATATCATGATGGGCGACGAAGTCGACCTATACAAATTCCCGACGCCTCATTGGTACCCCCTCGACGGCGGCCGCTTTCTCGGCACCGCCCATTTCATCATCTCGAAAGACCCCGAGACCGGCTGGGTGAACCTCGGTACCTACCGCTCCCAGCTCCTCGGAAAGGACAAGATGGGCACCCAGTTCATCAAAGGCAAGCACGCCGACATCATGCTCAAGAAATACCAGGCCATGGGCAAAAAGATGCCGGTCGCCTCGATCATCGGCTGCGACCCCCTGCTCTTCATCCTCGGCGCCGCCCGGATATCCGCTTTCGTGTCGGAGTACGATGTCGCCGGCGCCATCCGCAACGAACCGGTCGAAGTGGTCCAGGGCGAAACCGTGGATCTCCCGATCCCGGCGCACGCTGAAATCGTCGTCGAAGGCGAGGTCGATCCCGAGGCCTTCATGCAGGAAGGCCCGTTCGGTGAATACACCGGCTACTATTCCGGCGTCGGAACAGACCCGAGGAATTTCATCGATGTCAAGTGCGTGACCCACCGCAACAACCCGATCCTCTGGGGCACCACGGTCGGCCGTGCCGTCACCGACACCCACATGACCATGGCCATCTCCTACGGCGCGACCCTGTGGCAGCAGCTCGTCGCCATGAAGATCCCCGGCATCCGCTCGGTCTACTGCCCGCCGGAAGGCTCGGGCCGCTTCCTCGCCATCATCTCCATGAAACAGATGTATCCCGGCCACGCCGACCAGGTACTCACCGCCGCCATCTCGACGGAAATGGGCGCCTACGGCCTCAAGACCGTGATCGTGGTCGACGAAGACATCGAGCCCTGGGATATTCCACGGGTCCTGTACGCCCTGAGCTTCCGCTTCCAGCCGAACCGCTGCCAGGTCATCAAGCGCGGCCGCTCGACCCCGCTCGACCCCTCGCTGCCCATCGACGCCAGGGATATCACGGGCCGCCTCCTGCTGGACGCCACCATCCCCTACGACTGGAAAGAGAAGCCCATCCCGATCAAGCTCGACCCCGAAATAGTCAAGAAGGTCGAAGCACGCTGGTCAGAACTAGGGCTCTAA
- a CDS encoding hypothetical protein (Evidence 5 : Unknown function), translating to MTPTVFSRLTVGKFNEKGASFTTDWAEPEGKRPHRRSGRRLRSGRDNLHRTAQFG from the coding sequence ATGACACCGACGGTTTTCTCAAGGCTCACGGTTGGAAAATTTAACGAGAAGGGCGCTTCCTTTACCACCGACTGGGCTGAGCCCGAAGGAAAGCGGCCGCATCGCCGGTCCGGCCGCCGGCTTCGAAGCGGCAGAGACAATCTGCACCGGACAGCACAATTTGGTTGA
- a CDS encoding hypothetical protein (Evidence 5 : Unknown function): protein MNHSRYGATYDTDGFLKAHGWKI from the coding sequence TTGAACCATTCCCGATACGGCGCAACCTATGACACCGACGGTTTTCTCAAGGCTCACGGTTGGAAAATTTAA
- a CDS encoding Transcriptional regulator, LysR family, with translation MINFNHFRIFYYAAKAESFTEAAERLFITQPAVTAQIRAFEEACNLKLFKKKGRHVHLTDEGKALFHYARKVFEFEHEIEVAIDKMHQLKRGVLRIGTTKTYARYFMPYLLSGFLKDYPDIKVFLNEGSSAEMTRGLLDLTIEIAVIAKAEENPAVVFRPFSQEELLPILPPGHRLAGRDSVHFTELAGDPIILKDTGSGTRRRVADLFARYGRVPNILMETNNVEFIKELVGRGEGFSFLVKAAVVQDVKEKRLVTPQIRGEHLYLDVSIAYLKDQSLSRPAKAFLRMLENLAGDNPSPAEGIGALTARILARGEEAGRIE, from the coding sequence ATGATTAATTTCAATCATTTCAGGATATTTTACTATGCTGCCAAGGCGGAAAGTTTCACCGAAGCGGCGGAGAGGCTTTTCATCACCCAGCCGGCCGTGACAGCACAGATACGCGCCTTCGAAGAAGCCTGCAACCTCAAATTGTTCAAAAAAAAAGGGCGCCACGTCCATCTTACAGACGAAGGGAAAGCCCTTTTTCACTATGCCCGCAAGGTATTCGAATTCGAGCATGAAATTGAGGTTGCGATCGACAAGATGCACCAGCTCAAGCGGGGGGTCCTGCGGATAGGGACCACCAAGACCTATGCGCGTTACTTCATGCCTTACCTTCTCAGCGGTTTTTTGAAGGATTACCCGGATATAAAGGTCTTTTTGAACGAGGGCAGTTCGGCCGAAATGACCCGTGGACTGCTCGATCTGACCATCGAGATCGCGGTAATCGCCAAAGCCGAGGAGAACCCTGCGGTTGTCTTCAGGCCCTTCAGCCAGGAGGAATTGCTGCCTATTCTTCCACCCGGTCACAGGCTGGCGGGGCGGGATTCGGTGCATTTTACGGAGCTGGCCGGGGACCCGATCATCTTGAAGGACACCGGATCAGGGACGCGGAGGCGCGTGGCGGATCTCTTCGCGAGATACGGGCGTGTTCCGAATATCCTGATGGAGACGAACAATGTCGAATTCATCAAAGAGTTGGTTGGGAGGGGAGAGGGCTTCTCTTTCCTCGTCAAGGCAGCCGTGGTCCAGGACGTAAAAGAAAAACGGCTGGTCACGCCTCAGATAAGGGGCGAGCATCTTTATCTCGATGTGAGCATTGCCTATCTGAAGGATCAGTCCCTTTCGAGGCCAGCCAAGGCCTTTCTGCGTATGCTCGAGAACTTGGCCGGCGACAACCCGTCACCGGCCGAAGGCATCGGGGCCCTCACAGCGAGGATCCTGGCCCGAGGCGAGGAGGCTGGCCGGATCGAATGA
- a CDS encoding hypothetical protein (Evidence 5 : Unknown function) — MVFLANLGVNLHVCLCGDLQVASAQTLDFLDIGQKSSFPDWKPSSTAKTFPDGD, encoded by the coding sequence ATGGTCTTTTTGGCCAATCTCGGCGTCAATCTGCACGTTTGCTTGTGCGGCGACCTGCAGGTCGCCTCCGCGCAAACGCTTGATTTCCTTGATATTGGCCAAAAATCCTCATTTCCGGATTGGAAACCGAGTTCTACCGCAAAAACATTTCCGGATGGAGACTAG
- a CDS encoding conserved hypothetical protein (Evidence 4 : Unknown function but conserved in other organisms): MERNKAVVVLGTFDSKGEEHAYLRDVIEERGFPALTLHAGTKAPAPFPVDYDLYTEAIAARGGLGRDEAIEAVIEKGRSLVQELYRQDRLSGVVSAGGGTGTYLCTEIMRILPMGIPKVMISTVASRDMSRTVGTKDITMMHSVVDLLGINSISAGLLERAAGAVCGMVDSNEKHRTGSTKKRVGLTMFGFITEGAEHVRRHLEALGYEVIPFHANGTGGMAMEELASEGLFAGVLDFATHELADALLDGYCGGIGPGRLVPFPGRPNPPRLVIPGGLDCAVLIFDRNHIPERYEERSIFFYDFRSAVRLSREEAATLARQLAEKLNRFGQGAKLLIPTLGWSEADKEGAPLYDPAMNRFFLDTVRKNLSSVVSIQESHQHINSSTFAEQCAQAMHAMIQNSGE; the protein is encoded by the coding sequence ATGGAGAGAAACAAGGCGGTCGTTGTACTAGGCACTTTCGATTCCAAAGGAGAGGAACATGCTTACCTCAGAGACGTGATTGAAGAACGAGGATTTCCGGCGTTGACGCTTCACGCGGGAACCAAGGCCCCGGCGCCTTTTCCCGTCGACTACGATCTTTACACCGAGGCGATCGCGGCCCGCGGAGGTCTGGGCCGGGACGAAGCCATCGAGGCCGTCATCGAAAAAGGGCGCTCGTTGGTCCAGGAACTCTACCGGCAAGACAGGCTCTCCGGGGTCGTCTCAGCGGGCGGAGGAACCGGCACCTATCTCTGCACCGAAATCATGCGCATCCTCCCCATGGGAATCCCCAAGGTCATGATATCCACGGTAGCCTCCAGGGACATGTCCCGCACGGTGGGAACCAAAGACATCACCATGATGCACAGCGTCGTGGATCTGCTGGGCATCAACAGCATTTCCGCCGGGCTGCTGGAGCGCGCCGCCGGAGCCGTCTGCGGCATGGTGGACAGCAACGAAAAGCATCGAACCGGCAGCACGAAAAAGCGGGTGGGCCTGACCATGTTCGGCTTCATTACAGAGGGAGCGGAGCACGTACGCAGGCATCTGGAGGCCCTCGGCTACGAGGTCATTCCCTTTCACGCCAATGGAACCGGTGGGATGGCGATGGAAGAACTGGCATCCGAAGGGCTGTTTGCGGGCGTCCTCGATTTCGCCACCCACGAACTGGCCGACGCCCTCCTGGACGGGTACTGTGGCGGGATCGGGCCGGGAAGGCTCGTGCCCTTCCCCGGAAGACCCAACCCACCCCGGCTGGTGATCCCCGGGGGCCTCGACTGCGCAGTGCTGATCTTCGATCGCAACCACATCCCGGAGCGATACGAGGAGCGTAGCATCTTCTTCTATGATTTCCGGTCCGCCGTTCGATTGAGCCGGGAGGAGGCTGCGACACTGGCGCGCCAGCTGGCCGAAAAACTGAATCGTTTCGGCCAGGGTGCCAAGCTGCTCATCCCAACGCTCGGGTGGTCTGAGGCCGACAAGGAAGGAGCCCCTCTGTATGACCCGGCGATGAACCGTTTTTTCCTGGATACGGTCCGTAAGAATCTCTCATCTGTGGTCAGCATCCAGGAATCTCACCAGCACATCAACTCGAGCACCTTTGCCGAGCAGTGCGCCCAGGCGATGCATGCCATGATTCAGAACAGCGGGGAGTAG